One Oryza sativa Japonica Group chromosome 8, ASM3414082v1 DNA window includes the following coding sequences:
- the LOC107275404 gene encoding F-box protein At3g07870, with protein sequence MQDDGDGDDNGWDMPSDTLGEILRHLPPLDRRRSRLVCRQWRDAVDSRAPARPGPAKTLVVAHGAGYVFDDVPGGSSREIPSPCPLANIVGTCNGLLCVVGTGAGFTTGGFVLSNPVTGEALHVPLPTRIGAPWRRWEHNEYYSFAHHPTTGLYKIVPFPVDDRWTGSFDAVQVYTLGEAASWRDVPAPAGSSRRKSCGLVSVDGFTYWVAMDTEKVMSLDLKDERITVVITLPAPASEPGRQCRLTEAHGRLAVAAIVTQPTNTKTEVITTRFQTFTKGV encoded by the coding sequence AtgcaggacgacggcgacggcgacgacaacggCTGGGACATGCCCTCGGATACCCTCGGCGAGATCCtgcgccacctcccgccgctcgaCCGGCGGCGCTCCCGCCTCGTCTGCAGGCAGTGGCGCGACGCCGTGGActcgcgcgcgccggcgaggccgggcCCCGCCAAGACGCTCGTCGTCGCGCACGGCGCAGGGTACGTGTTCGACGACGTGCCGGGAGGGAGCAGCAGGGAGATCCCGTCCCCCTGCCCTCTCGCCAACATCGTCGGCACGTGCAACGGCCTGCTCTGCGTCGTCGGCACCGGCGCCGGGTTCACCACCGGCGGCTTCGTCTTGTCCAACCCCGTCACCGGCGAGGCGCTGCACGTCCCGCTGCCGACCAGAATCGGCGCGCCGTGGAGAAGATGGGAGCACAACGAGTACTACAGCTTCGCGCACCACCCGACGACGGGGCTGTACAAGATCGTGCCCTTCCCCGTCGACGACCGGTGGACGGGGTCGTTCGACGCGGTGCAGGTGTACACGCTCGGGGAGGCCGCGTCGTGGCGGGACGTGCCGGCGCCCGCCGGATCGAGCCGCCGCAAGAGCTGCGGGCTCGTCAGCGTCGACGGCTTCACCTACTGGGTCGCCATGGACACCGAGAAGGTCATGTCGCTGGACCTCAAGGACGAGCGCATCACCGTCGTGATCACGCTGCCGGCGCCCGCGTCGGAGCCTGGCCGCCAGTGCCGCCTGACCGAGGCACACGGgaggctcgccgtcgccgccatcgtcacCCAGCCGACGAACACCAAGACAGAGGTAATTACTACAAGATTCCAAACTTTTACCAAGGGGGTTTAA